One window of Phycisphaeraceae bacterium genomic DNA carries:
- a CDS encoding trypsin-like peptidase domain-containing protein, producing MQRTPSLPTLLAAFTLAAALASPPAFAADQPGKDGLVGDTLVLTDGRSITAPILKETAETIWLDLGHSVVEIPRSRIDSIVRARRDELATEASAKDLYHVALDLPERAPREQAERFGDAVIKVSTPSGLGSGFIISPDGYAITNAHVIQKESRLKCTVWEKGEKELRRILVEDVEIIAVNNHTDLALIKMKHPDGKPFKHVYIQSREELAAGQSVFAIGNPLGLERTLSRGVISTTQRSFEGLTFIQTDTQINPGNSGGPLFNDRGEVIGVTNMGIPFGEGLNFAIPARYVIDFIRNRDAFAYDKENPNSGFSYAPPPARTNFGPTPGLDDSTAGNR from the coding sequence ATGCAACGGACGCCCTCTCTTCCCACGCTTCTCGCGGCATTCACCCTCGCCGCCGCACTCGCCTCGCCTCCCGCCTTCGCCGCCGACCAACCCGGCAAAGACGGGCTCGTCGGCGACACGCTCGTCCTCACCGACGGACGCTCCATCACCGCCCCGATCCTCAAGGAAACCGCCGAGACGATCTGGCTCGATCTCGGCCACTCCGTCGTAGAGATCCCCCGCTCTCGCATCGATTCGATCGTCCGCGCTCGCCGCGACGAACTCGCGACCGAGGCATCCGCCAAAGACCTCTACCACGTCGCCCTCGACCTCCCCGAACGCGCCCCGCGCGAGCAGGCCGAACGCTTCGGCGACGCCGTCATCAAGGTCTCAACCCCCTCCGGCCTCGGCTCCGGCTTCATCATCAGCCCCGACGGCTACGCGATCACGAACGCCCACGTCATCCAGAAAGAATCCCGCCTCAAGTGCACCGTCTGGGAAAAAGGCGAGAAAGAACTCCGCCGCATCCTCGTCGAAGATGTCGAGATCATCGCCGTCAACAACCACACCGACCTCGCCCTCATCAAAATGAAGCACCCCGACGGCAAGCCCTTCAAGCACGTCTACATCCAGTCGCGTGAAGAACTCGCCGCCGGGCAGTCCGTCTTCGCCATCGGCAACCCGCTCGGCCTCGAGCGAACCCTCTCCCGCGGCGTCATCTCCACGACCCAGCGAAGCTTCGAGGGGCTCACCTTCATCCAGACCGACACACAGATCAACCCCGGCAACTCCGGCGGACCCCTCTTCAACGACCGCGGAGAGGTCATCGGCGTCACCAACATGGGCATCCCCTTCGGCGAAGGGCTCAACTTCGCCATTCCCGCTCGCTACGTCATCGATTTCATCCGCAACCGCGACGCGTTCGCGTACGACAAAGAGAATCCGAACTCCGGCTTCTCCTACGCCCCGCCCCCGGCTCGCACAAACTTCGGGCCGACGCCCGGACTCGACGACAGCACCGCCGGCAACCGCTGA
- a CDS encoding VCBS repeat-containing protein, which yields MGSSVHRANGWRSGSVQVRVLAASVAVLQAGVVCSGQPSEPIASYFGFDAHRIIVVGNGCGPVTVADFNGDGRPDIAVVNNGKSRIEIHYLRATERSVDEASRAYRVNELPPNPWYDSVNISVSNRVGAIRAFDVDRDGRIDLVCAGSSPAELFVLRQNDKGEFEIGNRRRVRDLTSSQSALVIADVVGNADPEVIAVAGGRVQVFPLSAQGVLGNPIEMGSSGQIVAVFAEDFDGDGRMDVLAAAPDDASPLRLWLQTEDPRPAAGARGSKQGLLPSELRFEMPPLTEVQPVRIPGRAGASIAVIERASRRVVLYDVTASDIAERSNDASAERSLQAAVGGFVDGASKGRSVAIADLNGDGRLDMLATDFRGNAIALHVQEGGVGMTPGRRQPTLKNPKSIAVGSWDGAGAPEVFVLSEDEKTVGVSRFDAESGGIGFPSPITLATPGSTPLAIGYADLGSSGSPRPTLGVIVKDKRDHVLELHRPSGEPISLALKGVTRPPQTITAVDADRDGQMDLLLLTPGEPLMMVRNAGAERADEMQLLTKDEMKQFGLIQAAGPDNTALLDMNGDGSIELIIADQNFVRGCVYDAASGWRVVKQVNVPDSGAAATSLVGASILGSGAEASIVVSDRAGGRLLRLARSGETWEIADNIRVLGFPVGPIWAGAFGGDGRPGILAVAEDGYALVALQGSRPALEQVSVFRADSETRLEHDIEVGDVNGDGFTDLVVLDAREQMCMILSLTASRRIVPATEFKVFESRLFMRGDGRQYEPSASWVGDLTGDGAHDIMLTVHDRLLIYPQMRRR from the coding sequence ATGGGTTCGAGCGTACACCGTGCCAACGGATGGAGATCTGGTTCAGTGCAGGTGCGCGTGCTGGCTGCATCGGTAGCGGTGCTGCAGGCGGGCGTTGTGTGCAGCGGGCAACCGAGCGAGCCGATCGCGTCGTACTTCGGGTTCGATGCGCACCGGATCATCGTTGTCGGGAACGGGTGCGGGCCGGTGACGGTCGCGGACTTCAACGGCGATGGGCGGCCGGATATCGCGGTGGTGAACAACGGCAAGAGCCGGATCGAGATCCACTACCTTCGTGCGACCGAGCGGAGCGTGGACGAGGCATCGCGGGCGTATCGCGTGAACGAGTTGCCTCCGAATCCGTGGTATGACTCGGTCAACATCAGTGTGTCGAACCGTGTCGGCGCGATTCGCGCGTTCGATGTGGACCGCGACGGTCGGATCGACCTGGTGTGTGCCGGGTCTTCACCGGCGGAGTTGTTTGTGCTTCGGCAGAATGACAAGGGGGAGTTCGAGATCGGGAACAGGAGAAGGGTTCGGGACCTGACGTCGAGCCAGTCTGCGCTGGTGATTGCGGATGTGGTGGGCAACGCGGATCCTGAGGTGATCGCGGTCGCCGGGGGGCGTGTGCAGGTCTTCCCGCTTTCGGCGCAGGGTGTGCTGGGCAACCCGATTGAGATGGGATCTTCGGGGCAGATTGTCGCGGTCTTTGCGGAGGACTTTGACGGGGACGGACGGATGGATGTGCTTGCGGCCGCGCCGGACGATGCGTCGCCGCTGCGGCTGTGGCTGCAGACCGAGGATCCTCGGCCTGCGGCGGGCGCGAGGGGGAGCAAGCAGGGGTTGCTGCCTTCGGAGCTGCGGTTTGAGATGCCGCCGTTGACGGAGGTTCAGCCGGTGAGGATTCCCGGGCGTGCGGGCGCGTCGATCGCGGTGATCGAGCGTGCATCGCGGCGGGTGGTGCTGTACGACGTGACGGCTTCGGATATCGCAGAGCGTTCAAACGATGCGAGCGCGGAGCGGTCGTTGCAGGCGGCGGTCGGTGGCTTTGTGGATGGCGCGTCCAAGGGGCGGTCGGTGGCGATCGCGGATCTGAACGGGGATGGGCGGCTGGACATGCTGGCGACGGACTTTCGGGGGAATGCGATCGCGTTGCATGTGCAGGAGGGCGGTGTCGGCATGACTCCGGGGCGTCGCCAGCCGACGCTGAAGAATCCGAAGTCGATCGCGGTCGGATCGTGGGACGGCGCGGGCGCGCCGGAGGTGTTCGTTCTGTCTGAGGATGAGAAGACGGTGGGGGTCTCGCGATTCGATGCTGAGAGCGGAGGGATCGGCTTCCCTTCGCCGATCACGCTCGCGACGCCGGGATCGACGCCGCTGGCGATCGGGTATGCGGATCTCGGCTCGAGCGGTTCGCCCCGCCCGACGCTGGGTGTGATCGTGAAGGACAAGCGGGACCATGTGCTTGAGTTGCATCGTCCTTCGGGCGAGCCGATCTCGCTGGCGTTGAAGGGTGTGACTCGGCCGCCCCAGACGATCACGGCGGTTGATGCGGATCGTGACGGGCAGATGGATCTCCTGCTGCTGACGCCGGGCGAGCCCTTGATGATGGTTCGGAACGCGGGGGCGGAGCGTGCGGACGAGATGCAGCTGCTGACCAAGGACGAGATGAAGCAGTTCGGTCTGATCCAGGCGGCGGGGCCGGACAACACGGCCCTTCTGGACATGAACGGGGACGGCAGCATCGAGTTGATCATCGCGGATCAGAACTTCGTGCGGGGTTGCGTGTACGACGCTGCCAGCGGGTGGCGCGTGGTGAAGCAGGTGAACGTACCGGACTCGGGCGCGGCGGCGACGTCGCTCGTCGGGGCGTCGATTCTCGGAAGCGGTGCAGAGGCGTCGATCGTGGTCTCTGACCGAGCCGGAGGGCGTCTATTGCGTCTGGCCAGGTCTGGCGAGACGTGGGAGATCGCGGACAACATCCGTGTGCTGGGCTTCCCGGTTGGTCCGATCTGGGCGGGCGCGTTCGGAGGAGATGGGCGTCCGGGGATTCTGGCGGTTGCTGAGGATGGGTACGCGCTGGTTGCGTTGCAGGGATCGCGGCCCGCGCTCGAGCAGGTGTCGGTGTTCCGCGCCGATAGCGAGACACGGCTTGAGCATGACATTGAGGTTGGTGATGTGAACGGGGACGGGTTCACCGATCTTGTGGTGCTGGATGCGCGGGAGCAGATGTGCATGATCCTGTCGCTGACGGCGTCGAGGCGGATCGTGCCCGCGACCGAGTTCAAGGTCTTCGAGTCCAGGTTGTTCATGCGGGGTGATGGGCGTCAGTACGAGCCGTCGGCCTCATGGGTCGGCGACCTGACGGGTGATGGTGCCCACGACATCATGCTGACGGTGCATGATCGGCTGTTGATCTACCCGCAGATGCGGCGCAGGTGA
- a CDS encoding aldehyde dehydrogenase family protein, producing MTDRLGVLKTYKLFIGGKFPRTESGRSLPVTDGDGRPLAHVCHASRKDLRDAVEAARAALPSWTAATAYNRGQILYRLAEMLESRRDEFKNLLKGTSNPTISPDAEVACSIDRLVAFAGWADKHAQVLGCNNPVSGPYYNFTSPEPVGVVAVIASDDAPLLSLISLAAPALCAGNTIVAIGAESNMPVASALGEVCATSDVPGGVINILTGLRSELIPPIASHRDIDAVHAAGLSAVAAESLRAGTAENLKRVQIRSLSNDAWLDAAACESPWWIEPFVEMKTIWHPSGA from the coding sequence ATGACCGACCGCCTCGGTGTCCTCAAAACGTACAAACTCTTCATCGGCGGCAAGTTCCCCCGCACCGAGAGCGGCCGCTCCCTCCCCGTCACCGACGGCGATGGCAGACCCCTCGCACACGTTTGCCACGCCTCTCGAAAGGACCTGCGAGACGCCGTCGAAGCCGCACGCGCCGCCCTCCCCTCCTGGACCGCAGCAACCGCGTACAACCGAGGCCAGATCCTTTACCGTCTCGCCGAGATGCTCGAGTCACGCCGCGACGAGTTCAAGAACCTCCTCAAGGGCACATCCAACCCAACCATTTCCCCCGACGCAGAAGTTGCCTGCTCAATCGACCGGCTCGTCGCCTTCGCCGGCTGGGCCGACAAGCACGCCCAGGTCCTCGGCTGCAACAACCCCGTCTCCGGCCCCTACTACAACTTCACCTCGCCGGAGCCCGTCGGCGTTGTCGCCGTCATCGCCTCGGACGATGCCCCGCTCCTCTCGCTCATCTCGCTCGCCGCGCCAGCCCTCTGCGCCGGCAACACCATCGTCGCCATCGGCGCAGAATCCAACATGCCAGTCGCCTCCGCGCTCGGAGAGGTCTGCGCCACCAGCGATGTGCCCGGCGGCGTGATCAACATCCTCACCGGTCTCAGATCCGAACTCATCCCACCCATCGCCTCTCACCGCGACATCGACGCCGTGCACGCCGCAGGACTCTCCGCAGTTGCCGCCGAGTCACTCCGCGCCGGAACCGCCGAGAACCTCAAGCGAGTCCAGATCCGCTCGCTCAGCAACGACGCATGGCTCGACGCCGCCGCCTGCGAGTCCCCGTGGTGGATCGAGCCCTTCGTCGAAATGAAGACCATCTGGCACCCGAGCGGTGCCTGA
- a CDS encoding class I SAM-dependent methyltransferase gives MSLETKTAAVAAYARSVDFGRVTLDYERYRPGPPDTLYDRIDALHRLQDAQAIDVGAGTGAGAIAFARRGARVTAIDPAQDQLVALARAATAHSLTIQTRPARAEETGLPDHSIDLYLALQCWHWFDRPRAAQEAMRILRPGGLIVCASFDYLPHRSELARATEELILRHNPNWPMSGGHGVHINPLNDLPNAGFVSVEQFSFEHPQPFNHEEWRGRMRTCNGVGASLDAARVASFDADLAAMLQARFPDTPIHVPHRVWAVTARRP, from the coding sequence ATGTCGCTCGAAACCAAGACCGCCGCCGTCGCCGCATACGCCCGAAGCGTTGACTTCGGACGCGTCACGCTCGACTACGAACGCTACCGACCCGGCCCCCCCGACACGCTCTACGACCGCATCGACGCGCTCCACCGACTCCAGGATGCCCAAGCCATCGACGTCGGAGCGGGAACCGGCGCGGGAGCCATCGCCTTCGCTCGCCGAGGAGCACGCGTCACCGCCATCGACCCTGCCCAAGACCAACTCGTTGCGCTTGCACGCGCCGCAACCGCTCACTCCCTCACCATCCAGACTCGCCCCGCTCGCGCCGAAGAAACCGGCCTCCCCGACCACTCCATCGACCTCTACCTCGCCCTCCAATGCTGGCACTGGTTCGATCGACCCCGCGCCGCACAGGAAGCCATGCGCATCCTCAGGCCCGGCGGCCTCATCGTCTGCGCCTCCTTCGATTACCTCCCCCATCGCTCCGAGCTCGCTCGCGCCACCGAAGAACTCATCCTGAGGCACAACCCCAACTGGCCGATGTCCGGCGGACACGGCGTCCATATCAACCCCCTGAACGACCTTCCAAACGCCGGATTTGTCTCAGTTGAGCAGTTCTCGTTCGAGCACCCACAACCCTTCAACCACGAAGAATGGCGAGGCCGGATGCGCACCTGCAACGGCGTCGGCGCGAGTCTCGACGCCGCCCGTGTCGCCTCGTTCGATGCCGACCTCGCCGCCATGCTGCAGGCCCGCTTCCCTGACACACCCATCCACGTGCCCCACCGCGTCTGGGCCGTCACCGCAAGACGCCCCTGA
- a CDS encoding ABC transporter permease has product MYQLLLTRKYLTSKIMPLLAAIAVVLCTAMVLITWSVMGGFLKNLVKSGRTMIGDVAIVWPNVGFAHYEDLIEMLEADPMIEAACPMIESYGLAHLPGDRTELVVIKGVDGPSFDRVTGYAETLYWKPLAAPHPKDKQQRDWRNRSHGLWQQKYRDGLGLKEYDANTDRQVGAAVLGIEVSGYNIRELWGGYTPGVVVVPQPDGTTRDVQVLMFDETITLNLLALDGSGRTVDTKTRKIPVANEFQSGLYDIDKQTVIVNLDVVQDMLNMDQAERIDPDGQDDPFRVVIDPVTGLESLAAGPAMLIDPARVTTVLVRGVDSEGDPRLLAERCREIYATFAAKHARVPPAENIRISTWEDQNRTLISAVKKETGLVLFIFSFISLTAVILVLAIFWSMVSEKTKDVGVLRSIGASRSGVAMIWISYGLAIGLMGSLLGGALAYAIVLNINPIHDWMGEALGLTIWDPRVYYFVEIPNEVESDKAAIVMLGGVLSSVVGAMIPAIRAACLSPVRALRFE; this is encoded by the coding sequence GTGTACCAGCTTCTCCTGACGCGCAAGTACCTCACGAGCAAGATCATGCCCCTTCTGGCGGCGATCGCGGTCGTGCTGTGCACGGCGATGGTGCTGATCACGTGGTCTGTCATGGGGGGGTTTCTGAAGAATCTGGTGAAGAGCGGGCGCACGATGATCGGCGACGTGGCGATCGTGTGGCCGAATGTGGGCTTTGCGCATTACGAGGATCTGATTGAGATGCTCGAGGCGGACCCGATGATCGAGGCGGCGTGCCCGATGATCGAGTCGTACGGGCTTGCGCATCTGCCGGGGGATCGGACGGAGTTGGTTGTCATCAAGGGTGTTGATGGCCCGTCGTTCGATCGTGTGACGGGGTACGCGGAGACGCTGTATTGGAAGCCGCTCGCGGCACCTCACCCGAAGGACAAGCAGCAGCGAGACTGGCGGAACCGGAGCCACGGGTTGTGGCAGCAGAAGTATCGGGATGGCCTGGGCCTGAAGGAGTATGACGCGAACACGGATCGCCAGGTCGGCGCGGCGGTTCTGGGGATTGAGGTCTCGGGGTACAACATCCGCGAGTTGTGGGGCGGGTACACGCCGGGCGTGGTGGTTGTGCCGCAGCCGGACGGGACGACTCGCGATGTGCAGGTGTTGATGTTTGATGAGACGATCACGCTGAACCTGCTGGCTCTGGACGGGAGCGGGCGGACGGTTGATACGAAGACGCGGAAGATTCCGGTTGCCAATGAGTTTCAGTCGGGGTTGTACGACATCGACAAGCAGACAGTGATTGTGAACCTGGATGTTGTGCAGGACATGCTCAACATGGATCAGGCGGAGCGGATCGATCCGGATGGGCAGGATGACCCGTTCAGGGTCGTCATCGATCCCGTGACGGGGCTCGAGTCGCTCGCGGCGGGGCCTGCGATGCTGATCGATCCGGCGCGGGTGACGACGGTGCTGGTGCGTGGTGTGGATTCAGAGGGGGATCCGAGACTGCTTGCGGAGCGGTGCAGGGAGATTTATGCGACGTTCGCGGCGAAGCACGCGAGGGTGCCGCCTGCGGAGAACATCAGGATCTCAACGTGGGAGGATCAGAACCGGACGCTGATCTCGGCGGTGAAGAAGGAGACGGGGCTGGTTCTGTTCATTTTCTCGTTCATCTCGCTGACGGCGGTGATTCTGGTGCTGGCGATTTTCTGGTCGATGGTGAGCGAGAAGACGAAGGACGTCGGGGTGCTGCGTTCGATCGGCGCGAGCCGCTCGGGCGTTGCGATGATCTGGATCTCGTACGGTCTGGCGATCGGGCTGATGGGTTCTCTGCTCGGGGGCGCGTTGGCGTATGCGATCGTGCTCAACATCAATCCGATCCACGATTGGATGGGGGAGGCGCTGGGGCTGACGATCTGGGATCCGCGGGTGTACTACTTCGTGGAGATTCCGAACGAGGTGGAGTCGGACAAGGCGGCGATCGTGATGCTGGGTGGTGTGCTTTCTTCGGTAGTGGGAGCGATGATCCCGGCGATTCGTGCGGCGTGTCTGTCTCCGGTCCGGGCACTGCGGTTTGAGTGA
- a CDS encoding ABC transporter ATP-binding protein, translated as MPLLEVQNLRKTYRLGRVSVPVLRGASLSVEEGEFVAVLGASGSGKSTLLHLIGGLDSPDRAESVIRFQGESIYGMSAGGLDRYRARTVGFVFQFYHLLPELNVLQNVMIASMVRHGFAFSARQAGVRARATGLLEAFGLGSRLRHRPAELSGGERQRVAIARALMNEPRLLLADEPTGNLDRKTGDAILDALGRIRAESRQTVIMVTHDAHVAARADRVVKLEDGCVVAEHSRPLV; from the coding sequence ATGCCGTTGCTGGAAGTGCAGAATCTGCGGAAGACGTATCGCCTGGGGCGTGTGAGCGTGCCGGTGCTGCGCGGGGCTTCGCTTTCTGTTGAAGAGGGTGAGTTTGTGGCGGTTCTCGGGGCGTCGGGGTCGGGGAAGAGCACGCTGCTGCATCTGATCGGGGGGCTTGACAGCCCGGATCGTGCGGAGTCGGTGATCCGCTTTCAGGGCGAGTCGATTTACGGGATGTCGGCGGGCGGGTTGGACAGGTACCGCGCGAGAACGGTCGGTTTCGTGTTTCAGTTCTACCACCTGCTGCCGGAGCTGAATGTTCTGCAGAACGTGATGATCGCTTCGATGGTGAGGCACGGGTTTGCGTTCTCGGCGCGACAGGCCGGGGTGCGTGCGCGGGCGACGGGTTTGCTCGAGGCGTTCGGGCTTGGTAGCCGCCTGCGGCATCGGCCGGCGGAACTCTCGGGTGGTGAGCGTCAGCGTGTGGCGATTGCGAGAGCGCTGATGAATGAGCCGCGGCTGTTGCTGGCGGACGAGCCGACCGGGAATCTGGATCGCAAGACTGGGGATGCGATTCTGGATGCGTTGGGGAGGATCCGTGCGGAGAGCCGCCAGACGGTGATCATGGTGACGCATGATGCGCATGTTGCGGCGCGTGCGGACCGGGTGGTGAAGCTTGAGGATGGGTGCGTGGTGGCCGAGCACTCGAGGCCGTTGGTGTAG
- a CDS encoding alpha/beta hydrolase, with the protein MSTGSDQLGFAISDFKVGSRVLYGPEGTPIEAKVEQAGTGRRVVFLHGLVGLNDHWEDVVRSIRHRAACEMLEIPLLSLRGEDCTIHAVTEMTIRYLSSNPEPSILVGNSFGGHVALRVAIERPDLVAGLVLAGASGLLERTMVREIQIRPSREWLGEKIGELFHDRSKMREADLDRAHQELSVRGGARAMVRLSRTARRNHLGPKISQISCPTLLIWGRQDIVTPPEAAEEFHAKIPDTRLVWLEQCGHAPMIECPAEFATAMNGFLDEFDRRENGT; encoded by the coding sequence TTGTCAACCGGCAGCGATCAACTCGGTTTTGCGATCTCCGACTTCAAGGTCGGGAGCCGCGTTCTGTACGGGCCTGAGGGGACGCCGATTGAGGCGAAGGTCGAGCAGGCGGGCACCGGCAGGCGTGTGGTGTTTCTGCACGGACTGGTCGGTCTGAACGATCACTGGGAGGATGTGGTCCGATCGATCCGTCACCGTGCGGCGTGCGAGATGCTGGAGATTCCCCTGTTGAGTCTTCGCGGGGAGGATTGCACGATCCACGCTGTGACGGAGATGACGATCCGGTACCTGTCGTCGAATCCTGAGCCGTCGATTCTTGTGGGCAACTCGTTCGGCGGTCACGTGGCGTTGCGGGTTGCGATCGAGAGGCCTGATCTTGTGGCGGGGCTGGTGCTCGCCGGCGCGTCGGGCCTTCTGGAACGCACCATGGTGCGTGAGATTCAGATCCGGCCGTCTCGGGAGTGGCTGGGCGAGAAGATCGGCGAGCTGTTTCATGACCGATCGAAGATGCGTGAGGCGGATCTGGATCGGGCGCATCAGGAGTTGTCGGTTCGGGGCGGGGCGCGTGCGATGGTTCGGTTGTCGCGGACGGCACGTCGGAATCATCTCGGGCCGAAGATCTCTCAGATCTCGTGCCCGACGCTGCTGATCTGGGGCAGGCAGGACATTGTGACGCCGCCGGAGGCCGCGGAGGAGTTCCACGCGAAGATTCCGGACACGCGACTTGTCTGGCTGGAGCAGTGCGGGCATGCGCCGATGATCGAGTGCCCGGCCGAGTTTGCGACGGCGATGAACGGGTTTCTGGACGAGTTCGATCGGCGCGAGAACGGGACCTGA
- a CDS encoding GH3 auxin-responsive promoter family protein, giving the protein MTSTEASTAERATSGRAVPPARLTSLIGVGLQAYLRKRRRLLGDREYWRAHTARLQRLQLRRLLNTASACEFGAARGFGRIGRAPGEEMLRAYRGEVPIADWYAFKETITRMREGGEPDLLWPGRVMDFAQTSGTTAGDKFIPVSKAMLRSNYRASLDIFSHLYRFGVPTSRLFGGKCLFLGGSSDLAVNEHGIRTGDLSGIVTPLIRWPLSEIYAPGKQIALMSHWPSKIEAMARACLEMDMRMISGMPSWAIVLFERVVQLDAERRGGNRRTIREIWPNLEVFVHGGVKYAPFGGRVRHAFSGAPDGDDIPTRFELYPASEGFIAMQDTPGDPGLRLMCDTEIFYEFVPLEEIDRADARAFTCDQVEKGQRYVVVMSTCAGLWRYIIGDVVEFDTIPGGPDGEGGDGPCRLRIVGRHRHFINAFGENLIVEHIENAVAEASRETGVVVGEFTAAPVYPEGGRRGGLELVVEVDREAFARDSVRFAERFDAGLKSQCVDYATKRTDDLGMVAPTITPVPVGTFHRWLEAKGKLGGQHKCPRCANHREIVAGVLEAARV; this is encoded by the coding sequence ATGACGAGCACAGAGGCCTCAACAGCAGAACGTGCGACTTCGGGTCGGGCGGTGCCGCCCGCACGGCTGACGTCGTTGATCGGTGTCGGACTGCAGGCGTATCTCCGGAAGCGCCGGCGACTGCTGGGCGATCGGGAGTATTGGCGAGCGCATACGGCTCGTCTGCAGCGGTTGCAGCTTCGGCGGCTGCTGAACACGGCTTCAGCGTGCGAGTTCGGGGCGGCACGCGGTTTTGGCAGGATCGGGCGGGCACCGGGGGAGGAGATGCTGCGGGCGTATCGGGGCGAGGTGCCGATCGCGGATTGGTACGCGTTCAAGGAGACGATCACGCGGATGCGTGAGGGTGGCGAGCCGGATCTGCTCTGGCCGGGCAGGGTGATGGACTTTGCGCAGACGAGCGGCACAACCGCCGGCGACAAGTTCATACCGGTTTCAAAGGCGATGCTGCGTTCGAACTACCGAGCGTCGCTGGACATCTTCTCGCACCTGTATCGCTTCGGGGTGCCGACTTCGCGGCTCTTCGGTGGGAAGTGTCTGTTTCTCGGGGGTTCGAGCGATCTGGCTGTGAATGAGCACGGCATACGGACGGGTGATCTTTCCGGGATCGTGACGCCGTTGATTCGCTGGCCGCTCTCGGAGATCTATGCGCCTGGGAAGCAGATCGCGCTGATGTCGCACTGGCCGAGCAAGATCGAGGCGATGGCCAGGGCGTGTCTTGAGATGGACATGAGGATGATCAGCGGCATGCCCTCGTGGGCGATCGTGCTGTTCGAGCGAGTGGTGCAACTGGACGCGGAGCGACGGGGCGGGAATCGTCGCACGATCCGCGAGATCTGGCCGAACCTCGAGGTGTTTGTCCATGGTGGGGTGAAGTATGCGCCGTTCGGCGGGCGTGTGCGTCATGCGTTCAGCGGGGCTCCGGATGGGGATGACATCCCGACGCGTTTCGAGCTGTATCCGGCTTCGGAGGGGTTCATCGCGATGCAGGACACGCCGGGCGACCCCGGGTTGCGCCTGATGTGCGATACCGAGATTTTCTACGAGTTTGTGCCTCTTGAAGAGATTGATCGAGCGGACGCGAGGGCGTTTACGTGCGACCAGGTCGAGAAGGGGCAGCGGTACGTGGTGGTGATGTCAACGTGCGCGGGGTTGTGGCGGTACATCATCGGCGATGTTGTCGAGTTCGACACGATTCCGGGCGGTCCGGACGGCGAGGGCGGAGACGGCCCGTGCAGGTTGCGGATCGTGGGGAGGCATCGGCACTTCATCAATGCGTTCGGCGAGAACCTGATCGTGGAGCACATCGAGAACGCGGTCGCCGAGGCGTCGAGAGAGACCGGCGTTGTGGTGGGCGAGTTCACGGCTGCGCCGGTGTATCCGGAGGGCGGCCGGAGGGGCGGGTTGGAGCTGGTGGTCGAGGTGGATCGAGAGGCGTTCGCGCGTGATTCGGTGAGGTTCGCGGAGCGGTTTGACGCGGGGCTCAAGTCGCAGTGCGTGGACTATGCGACGAAGCGGACGGATGACCTCGGGATGGTGGCGCCGACGATCACGCCCGTTCCTGTGGGGACGTTCCACCGCTGGCTGGAAGCCAAGGGGAAGCTGGGTGGCCAGCACAAGTGCCCGCGCTGCGCGAATCATCGCGAGATCGTTGCGGGTGTGCTCGAAGCGGCGCGTGTCTGA
- a CDS encoding NRDE family protein, protein MCTVSIVALAGVGPSYRLVTSRDEQRSRAPGEPPAWRTLGGVRVLSPRDPVGGGTWVATTERGVTLCLLNGNLGRPVPLPRRARSRGELIERLIGLDAIEAMIDATRGESLDPYPPFRLVAIVPDRGESAGVRIADLFWDRAAPVWTLDHAAPICFVSSGLGDDRVVPRLGLFDAMVRGEPRPPAQDAFHDHVWPERPEISVRMAREDARTVSITAVTVLCGPDGVVRVTHDYRPVADGVGGALASGPHNG, encoded by the coding sequence GTGTGCACTGTCTCGATTGTTGCTCTTGCTGGTGTGGGGCCGTCGTATCGGCTGGTGACCAGCCGCGACGAGCAGAGATCTCGCGCGCCGGGTGAGCCGCCGGCGTGGCGGACTTTGGGCGGGGTGCGTGTGTTGTCGCCTCGCGATCCGGTTGGGGGTGGGACCTGGGTCGCGACGACCGAGAGGGGTGTGACGCTGTGTCTCTTGAACGGGAACCTCGGTCGGCCGGTTCCGCTTCCGAGGCGTGCGCGTTCTCGGGGAGAGCTGATCGAACGGCTGATCGGGCTTGACGCGATAGAGGCGATGATCGACGCCACGCGAGGGGAGAGTCTGGATCCGTATCCGCCGTTCCGATTGGTCGCGATCGTGCCGGATCGGGGGGAGAGTGCCGGGGTGCGCATCGCGGATCTTTTCTGGGATCGGGCGGCTCCGGTTTGGACGCTCGACCATGCGGCACCGATCTGCTTTGTCAGCTCGGGGCTCGGGGACGACCGGGTTGTGCCGCGGCTCGGGCTGTTTGACGCGATGGTCCGGGGCGAGCCGCGTCCACCGGCGCAGGACGCGTTTCATGACCATGTGTGGCCGGAACGTCCGGAAATAAGCGTGCGGATGGCGAGGGAGGACGCAAGGACGGTGAGCATCACCGCGGTGACGGTTTTGTGCGGTCCGGATGGGGTGGTTCGTGTGACGCACGACTACCGGCCGGTCGCGGATGGTGTGGGCGGGGCTCTGGCATCCGGGCCTCACAACGGCTAA